A genomic window from Streptomyces sp. NBC_00234 includes:
- a CDS encoding glycoside hydrolase family 48 protein — MIALGLTQGTAIAAPAAQAAEGARAAAADDPYTQAFLTQYAKIKAAANGYFSPDGLPYHSVETLLVEAPDHGHETTSETVSFWMWLEAAYGRVTGDWAPFNEAWTVAERTIIPPHADQSTSGSYSPGAPATYAPEHPLPDDYPSALDPSVPVGSDPIATELAASYGTMDVYGMHWLMDLDNIYGYGNKPGTGGESGPGPGPSYLNTYQRGAQESVWETIPQPTTDLFAYGGPNGYLDLFVDDASYAKQWKYTNAPDADARAVQAAYWAYRWASAQGKEGQVAASVAKAAKMGDYLRYSMFDKYFKRIGDCTDPDSCPAASGRDSQHYLLSWYYAWGGAAAGSGGGWAWRIGDGAAHQGYQNPLAAWALGNVPALTPKSATAKGDWVKSLTRQMEFLRWLQSAEGALAGGCTNSWDGQYGTPPAGTPTFYGMAYDWQPVYHDPPSNNWFGFQVWGMERVAAYYYVTGNATAEAVLDKWVAWASAQTTVGSDGSYRFPSTLRWTGQPDTWNPASPGSNSGLHVSVVDYANDVGVGAAYVKTLTYYAAKSGDEDAGALAKALLDAMALHADDKGIAVPETRADYNRFDDTVFVPGGWSGEMPNGDVVEPGVSFIGMRSWYKEDPDWPKVQAYLDGGPAPTFTYHRFWAQAALALAFAIYAELLVEGGGGSDTEPPSVPAGLAVTATTGSSVSLSWSASTDNVAVTGYDVYRNGSLAGNATTRTFTDQGLGAATEYSYAVAARDAAGNTSALSAAVTATTKPGSGGTGTVKVQYKNTDSSAGDNQIRMGLQLLNTGSAPVDLSTVKLRYWFTPETGAGTFSTWCDYAALGASTIAHTVVQVSSPKTGASRYLEVGFTGGAGSLAAGASTGEIQLRLNKTDWSNFGEADDYSRGTNTTYADAPKVAAYVGGALAWGMEP; from the coding sequence CTGATCGCGCTGGGCCTCACCCAGGGCACCGCGATCGCCGCCCCCGCCGCCCAGGCGGCGGAGGGCGCCCGCGCCGCCGCGGCCGACGACCCGTACACCCAGGCGTTCCTCACCCAGTACGCCAAGATCAAGGCGGCGGCCAACGGCTACTTCAGCCCGGACGGCCTGCCGTACCACTCGGTCGAGACGCTGCTCGTCGAGGCACCGGACCACGGCCACGAGACCACGTCGGAGACCGTCAGCTTCTGGATGTGGCTGGAGGCGGCGTACGGGCGGGTGACGGGGGACTGGGCCCCCTTCAACGAGGCGTGGACGGTGGCCGAGCGGACGATCATCCCGCCGCACGCCGACCAGTCGACCAGCGGCTCGTACAGCCCGGGTGCCCCCGCGACCTATGCACCGGAACATCCGCTCCCCGACGACTACCCGTCCGCCCTGGACCCCTCGGTCCCGGTCGGCTCCGACCCCATTGCCACCGAACTGGCCGCGTCCTACGGCACGATGGACGTCTACGGCATGCACTGGCTGATGGACCTGGACAACATCTACGGCTACGGCAACAAGCCCGGCACCGGTGGCGAGTCGGGACCCGGCCCCGGGCCCTCGTACCTCAACACCTACCAGCGCGGCGCGCAGGAGTCGGTGTGGGAGACCATTCCGCAGCCCACCACCGATCTCTTCGCCTACGGCGGGCCCAACGGCTATCTGGACCTGTTCGTCGACGACGCGAGCTACGCCAAGCAGTGGAAGTACACCAACGCGCCGGACGCCGACGCCCGCGCGGTCCAGGCCGCCTACTGGGCCTACCGCTGGGCCTCGGCGCAGGGCAAGGAGGGCCAGGTCGCGGCCTCGGTGGCGAAGGCCGCCAAGATGGGCGACTACCTCCGCTACTCCATGTTCGACAAGTACTTCAAGCGGATCGGCGACTGCACCGACCCCGACTCCTGCCCGGCGGCGTCCGGCCGTGACTCCCAGCACTACCTGCTGTCCTGGTACTACGCCTGGGGCGGCGCCGCCGCGGGCAGCGGCGGCGGATGGGCCTGGCGCATCGGTGACGGAGCCGCCCACCAGGGCTACCAGAACCCCCTCGCCGCCTGGGCGCTGGGCAACGTCCCCGCGCTGACCCCCAAGTCGGCCACCGCCAAGGGCGACTGGGTCAAGAGCCTGACCCGGCAGATGGAGTTCCTGCGCTGGCTCCAGTCCGCCGAGGGAGCCCTCGCGGGCGGCTGCACCAACAGCTGGGACGGCCAGTACGGGACTCCGCCGGCCGGTACGCCCACCTTCTACGGCATGGCCTACGACTGGCAGCCGGTCTACCACGACCCCCCGAGCAACAACTGGTTCGGCTTCCAGGTGTGGGGCATGGAGCGGGTCGCCGCGTACTACTACGTCACCGGCAACGCCACCGCCGAAGCCGTGCTGGACAAGTGGGTCGCCTGGGCATCCGCCCAGACGACGGTCGGATCGGACGGCAGCTACCGCTTCCCCTCCACCCTGCGCTGGACCGGTCAGCCGGACACCTGGAACCCGGCCTCCCCGGGGAGCAACTCCGGGCTGCACGTCTCGGTCGTGGACTACGCCAACGACGTCGGTGTGGGCGCCGCGTACGTCAAGACGCTCACCTACTACGCCGCGAAGTCGGGCGACGAGGACGCGGGAGCGCTGGCCAAGGCCCTGCTGGACGCCATGGCGCTGCACGCCGACGACAAGGGCATCGCGGTGCCGGAGACCCGGGCCGACTACAACCGGTTCGACGACACGGTGTTCGTACCCGGCGGCTGGTCGGGCGAGATGCCCAACGGCGACGTCGTCGAGCCGGGCGTCAGCTTCATCGGGATGCGCTCCTGGTACAAGGAGGACCCGGACTGGCCGAAGGTCCAGGCATACCTGGACGGCGGCCCCGCGCCCACCTTCACCTACCACCGCTTCTGGGCCCAGGCGGCGCTCGCGCTGGCCTTCGCGATCTACGCGGAGCTCCTGGTGGAAGGGGGCGGCGGCTCAGACACCGAACCGCCGTCCGTCCCCGCCGGACTCGCGGTGACCGCCACGACCGGGAGCAGCGTCTCCCTGTCGTGGTCGGCCTCGACCGACAACGTGGCCGTGACCGGCTACGACGTCTACCGCAACGGAAGTCTGGCCGGGAACGCGACGACGCGGACCTTCACCGACCAGGGCCTCGGCGCGGCCACCGAGTACAGCTACGCGGTGGCGGCGCGGGACGCCGCGGGCAACACCTCGGCGCTGTCCGCCGCCGTGACGGCCACCACGAAGCCGGGCAGCGGCGGCACCGGCACGGTGAAGGTCCAGTACAAGAACACCGACTCCTCCGCGGGCGACAACCAGATCAGGATGGGTCTGCAACTGCTCAACACCGGCAGCGCCCCGGTGGATCTGTCCACGGTGAAGCTGCGTTACTGGTTCACCCCGGAGACGGGGGCCGGCACCTTCAGCACCTGGTGCGACTACGCAGCCCTCGGCGCATCGACGATCGCCCACACGGTGGTCCAGGTCAGCAGCCCCAAGACCGGCGCGAGCCGGTACCTGGAGGTCGGCTTCACCGGCGGGGCGGGCAGCCTGGCCGCCGGAGCCTCCACCGGGGAGATCCAGCTGCGGCTGAACAAGACCGACTGGTCGAACTTCGGCGAGGCCGACGACTACAGCCGGGGCACCAACACCACCTACGCGGACGCCCCCAAGGTCGCGGCCTATGTGGGCGGCGCCCTCGCGTGGGGGATGGAGCCGTGA
- a CDS encoding glycoside hydrolase family 6 protein: MKIRGTTLPTLRRKAAALSALALGAALVVAVPAPASAAARVDNPYSGATAYVNPQWSAKAAAEPGGSAIADEPAFVWMDRIAAIEGVGDAMSLREHLDEALDQGADLFQVVIYDLPGRDCAALASNGELGPTELPRYKTEYIDPIADILADPAYASLRIVTIIEPDSLPNIVTNASGEAGATPECAVMKANGNYEKGVGYALHTLGAIPNVYNYVDAGHHGWLGWDTNFVPAAQEFKKAATSEGATVADVHGFIVNTANYSALKEPNFKVTDTVNGTTVRQSKWVDWNYYVDELTFAQGLRTELVRQGFASDLGMLIDTARNGWGGADRPTAAGPLTSVDTYVNGGRIDRRIHAGNWCNQSGAGIGERPTTAPEPGIDAYVWAKPPGESDGNSQPVENDEGKGFDRMCDPTYTGNGRNGNNLTGALPNSPLAGHWFSAQFQELVRNAYPPLDGGGGGDTQAPSVPTGLTVTGKTSGSVSLSWTASTDNTAVTAYTVFRGSTQVGTATSTSFTDTGLTASTAYSYTVRARDAAGNVSAASAAVAATTEPGGSTGSGNVKVQYKNTDSSATDNQIRMNVQLLNTGSTAVNLSTVKVRYWFTPEAGASTFSTYVDYAAIGSGNVTHGVTSSGSAGAGASHYLEVGFGSGTLAAGASTGDIQLRLNKTDWSNFNEADDYSRGTNTGYADAPKIAVYVGGTLAWGTTP; this comes from the coding sequence ATGAAGATACGAGGCACCACTCTGCCCACGCTGCGCCGGAAGGCCGCCGCGCTGTCGGCCCTGGCACTCGGAGCGGCGCTGGTCGTGGCCGTCCCGGCCCCGGCCTCGGCCGCAGCCCGCGTCGACAACCCCTACTCCGGAGCCACCGCCTACGTGAACCCGCAGTGGTCCGCCAAGGCCGCGGCCGAGCCGGGCGGCAGCGCCATCGCGGACGAGCCCGCGTTCGTCTGGATGGACCGCATCGCGGCCATCGAGGGCGTGGGCGACGCGATGAGCCTGCGCGAGCACCTCGACGAGGCCCTCGACCAGGGAGCGGACCTCTTCCAGGTGGTCATCTACGACCTGCCCGGACGCGACTGCGCCGCCCTGGCCTCCAACGGCGAGCTCGGCCCCACCGAGCTGCCCCGCTACAAGACCGAGTACATCGACCCGATCGCCGACATCCTCGCCGACCCCGCCTACGCGAGCCTGCGCATCGTCACCATCATCGAACCCGACTCGCTGCCCAACATCGTCACCAACGCCAGTGGTGAGGCCGGTGCCACGCCCGAGTGCGCGGTGATGAAGGCGAACGGCAACTACGAGAAGGGCGTCGGCTACGCGCTGCACACCCTGGGTGCCATCCCCAACGTCTACAACTACGTCGATGCCGGGCACCACGGCTGGCTGGGCTGGGACACCAACTTCGTCCCGGCGGCCCAGGAGTTCAAGAAGGCGGCCACGTCGGAGGGCGCCACGGTCGCGGACGTCCACGGCTTCATCGTCAACACGGCCAACTACTCGGCTCTGAAGGAGCCGAACTTCAAGGTCACCGACACCGTGAACGGCACCACGGTCCGTCAGTCCAAGTGGGTCGACTGGAACTACTACGTCGACGAACTGACCTTCGCGCAGGGGCTGCGCACGGAGCTGGTCCGCCAGGGCTTCGCCTCGGACCTCGGCATGCTGATCGACACGGCCCGCAACGGCTGGGGCGGCGCCGACCGGCCCACCGCCGCCGGTCCGCTGACCAGCGTGGACACCTACGTCAACGGAGGCCGCATCGACCGGCGCATCCACGCGGGCAACTGGTGCAACCAGTCCGGCGCCGGCATCGGCGAGCGGCCCACCACCGCCCCCGAGCCCGGCATCGACGCGTACGTCTGGGCCAAGCCCCCGGGCGAGTCGGACGGCAACAGCCAGCCCGTCGAGAACGACGAGGGCAAGGGCTTCGACCGGATGTGCGACCCGACGTACACGGGCAACGGACGCAACGGCAACAACCTGACCGGCGCCCTGCCCAACTCGCCGCTCGCCGGCCACTGGTTCTCGGCCCAGTTCCAGGAGCTCGTACGCAACGCCTACCCGCCGCTGGACGGCGGCGGCGGTGGAGACACCCAGGCACCGTCCGTGCCCACGGGGCTGACGGTGACGGGGAAGACGAGCGGCAGCGTCTCGCTGTCCTGGACGGCCTCGACGGACAACACCGCGGTGACCGCGTACACCGTGTTCCGCGGCAGCACCCAGGTGGGCACCGCGACGTCGACGTCCTTCACGGACACGGGCCTGACGGCCTCGACTGCGTACAGCTACACGGTCAGGGCGCGGGACGCGGCCGGCAACGTCTCGGCGGCCTCCGCCGCCGTCGCGGCCACGACGGAGCCGGGCGGCTCCACCGGGAGCGGCAACGTCAAGGTGCAGTACAAGAACACCGACTCCTCGGCCACCGACAACCAGATCCGGATGAACGTGCAGCTGCTCAACACGGGCAGCACCGCGGTGAACCTGTCCACGGTGAAGGTGCGCTACTGGTTCACCCCCGAAGCGGGAGCGAGCACCTTCAGCACGTACGTGGACTACGCGGCCATCGGCTCCGGCAACGTGACGCACGGCGTGACGTCCTCCGGCAGCGCGGGCGCCGGGGCCAGCCACTACCTGGAGGTCGGCTTCGGCAGCGGCACCCTGGCGGCGGGGGCCTCCACCGGAGACATCCAGCTGCGCCTGAACAAGACCGACTGGTCGAACTTCAACGAGGCCGACGACTACAGCCGCGGAACCAACACCGGCTACGCCGACGCGCCGAAGATCGCCGTGTACGTGGGCGGCACCCTCGCCTGGGGCACCACTCCCTGA
- a CDS encoding Nramp family divalent metal transporter, which produces MAETSGTTGTGEIDSQPRTSSWRYIGPGIVVAATGVGAGDLVATLIAGSKFGYTLMWAAVIGCLVKISLAEAAGRWHLATGRTLFEGWRTLGSWTTVYFAVYVVIWGFVYGATAMSSSALPVVALFPDGPGLKTWAIVMGLVGLVFVWFNQYAVFEKVMTVLIGVMFVVVVYVALRVGPDVGASIAGLAPVLPDGSLIYTLGLIGGVGGTITMAAYGYWVNAKGWNNSSWMKVMRLDNRVAYLTTGIFVVAMLIVGAELLHSSQLALTKGDRGLIDLGTILEDRFGAVTAKLFLVGFFATSFSSLIGVWHGVSLMFADFVERIRAERAAGGAAAETGTEGGEIARQERSVPFRAYLLWLTFPPMTLLWLDQPFGLVVVYGVLGAFFMPFLALTLIWLLNSSRTPVEWRNGWLSNGMLAAAGLLFLVLCVQQVRDLPW; this is translated from the coding sequence ATGGCGGAGACAAGCGGAACCACAGGGACCGGGGAGATCGACTCCCAGCCGCGCACATCGAGTTGGAGGTACATCGGACCGGGCATCGTCGTCGCCGCGACCGGCGTCGGAGCCGGGGACCTGGTCGCGACGCTGATCGCGGGCAGCAAGTTCGGATACACCCTGATGTGGGCGGCCGTGATCGGCTGCCTCGTCAAGATCTCCCTCGCCGAGGCGGCCGGCCGGTGGCACCTCGCCACCGGCCGGACCCTCTTCGAGGGCTGGCGCACCCTGGGATCGTGGACCACCGTCTACTTCGCGGTGTACGTCGTCATCTGGGGCTTCGTGTACGGCGCGACGGCCATGTCCTCCAGCGCCCTGCCCGTCGTGGCGCTCTTCCCGGACGGTCCCGGGCTGAAGACCTGGGCCATCGTCATGGGGCTGGTCGGCCTGGTCTTCGTCTGGTTCAACCAGTACGCCGTCTTCGAGAAGGTCATGACGGTCCTGATCGGCGTGATGTTCGTGGTCGTCGTCTACGTCGCCCTGCGGGTGGGACCGGACGTCGGCGCGTCCATCGCCGGGCTCGCCCCCGTGCTCCCCGACGGCTCGCTGATCTACACGCTCGGGCTGATCGGCGGGGTCGGCGGCACGATCACCATGGCGGCCTACGGGTACTGGGTGAACGCCAAGGGCTGGAACAACTCCTCCTGGATGAAGGTGATGCGCCTCGACAACCGGGTCGCCTACCTCACCACCGGGATATTCGTCGTCGCCATGCTGATCGTCGGTGCCGAACTGCTGCACTCCTCCCAGCTGGCCCTGACCAAGGGCGACCGCGGTCTGATCGACCTCGGGACGATCCTGGAGGACCGCTTCGGCGCGGTCACCGCGAAGCTGTTCCTGGTCGGCTTCTTCGCCACGTCGTTCTCGTCGCTCATCGGCGTGTGGCACGGCGTGAGCCTCATGTTCGCCGACTTCGTCGAGCGCATCCGCGCCGAACGGGCCGCGGGCGGCGCCGCCGCGGAGACCGGGACCGAGGGCGGGGAGATCGCCCGGCAGGAGAGGTCGGTGCCCTTCCGCGCGTACCTCCTGTGGCTGACCTTCCCGCCGATGACGCTGCTGTGGCTGGACCAGCCGTTCGGCCTGGTCGTGGTCTACGGGGTGCTGGGCGCGTTCTTCATGCCGTTCCTCGCCCTCACCCTGATCTGGCTGCTCAACTCCTCGCGCACGCCCGTGGAATGGCGCAACGGGTGGCTCAGCAACGGGATGCTGGCGGCGGCCGGTCTGCTGTTCCTCGTGCTGTGCGTCCAGCAGGTGCGCGACCTGCCCTGGTGA
- a CDS encoding chitinase, producing MERSAGSRRRRRNSRPVLGTVTAVLAAGALTVTGLVSTAEAADVNVAKNAGFESGLANWTCSGGSGTAVSSPVHGGASALKATPAGQDNAKCTQTVAVKPDSTYTLSSWVQGGYAYLGATGTGTTDVSTWTPDSGSWKQLTTSFRTGPSTTSVTVYTHGWYGQAAYYADDISVTGPDGGGGTDPEPQIPAAPAGLTAGTTTTTSVPLTWNAVSGATGYTVYRDGAKATTSTGTSATVTGLTADTAYQFAVSATNAAGESAKSASISARTAKTTDPGPGPVTSVPKHAVTGYWQNFNNGATVQKLSDVPANYDIIAVSFADATATPGAVTFNLDSAGLNGYTVDQFKADIRAKQAAGKNVIISIGGEKGTISVNNDASATAFANSVYALIQEYGFNGVDIDLENGLNATYMTKALRALSAKAGTGLVITMAPQTIDMQSTSGEYFKTALNIKDILTVVNMQYYNSGSMLGCDGKVYSQGSVDFLTALACIQLEGGLDPSQVGLGVPASTRGAGSGYVSPSIVNAALDCLAKGTGCGSFKPSRTYPTLRGAMTWSTNWDATAGNAWSNAVGPHVHALP from the coding sequence GTGGAACGCTCCGCAGGCAGCAGACGCCGCAGGCGCAACAGCAGGCCCGTCCTCGGCACCGTCACGGCTGTCCTGGCGGCCGGGGCCCTGACCGTCACCGGCCTCGTCAGCACCGCGGAGGCGGCCGACGTCAACGTGGCGAAGAACGCCGGTTTCGAGTCCGGGCTCGCCAACTGGACCTGTTCCGGCGGCAGCGGCACCGCGGTCTCCTCCCCCGTGCACGGCGGCGCCTCCGCCCTCAAGGCCACCCCGGCCGGCCAGGACAACGCCAAGTGCACGCAGACCGTCGCCGTGAAGCCGGACTCGACGTACACCCTCAGCTCCTGGGTGCAGGGCGGGTACGCCTACCTCGGCGCCACCGGCACCGGCACCACGGACGTCTCCACCTGGACGCCCGACAGCGGCAGCTGGAAGCAGCTGACGACCAGCTTCCGTACCGGCCCGAGCACCACGTCGGTCACCGTCTACACGCACGGCTGGTACGGCCAGGCCGCCTACTACGCCGACGACATCTCCGTGACCGGCCCCGACGGCGGAGGCGGCACCGACCCGGAGCCGCAGATCCCCGCAGCGCCCGCCGGGCTCACGGCCGGCACGACGACGACCACCTCCGTGCCCCTGACCTGGAACGCGGTCTCCGGCGCGACCGGCTACACCGTCTACCGCGACGGCGCGAAGGCCACCACCTCCACCGGCACGTCGGCGACCGTCACCGGGCTGACCGCCGACACGGCCTACCAGTTCGCCGTGAGCGCCACCAACGCCGCCGGCGAGTCCGCCAAGTCCGCCTCGATCAGCGCCCGTACGGCGAAGACGACCGACCCGGGCCCCGGGCCGGTGACCTCGGTCCCCAAGCACGCGGTGACCGGGTACTGGCAGAACTTCAACAACGGCGCGACCGTCCAGAAGCTCAGCGACGTGCCCGCGAACTACGACATCATCGCGGTCTCCTTCGCGGACGCCACGGCGACTCCGGGCGCGGTCACCTTCAACCTCGACAGCGCGGGCCTGAACGGCTACACCGTCGACCAGTTCAAGGCCGACATCAGGGCCAAGCAGGCGGCCGGCAAGAACGTCATCATCTCGATCGGCGGCGAGAAGGGCACCATCTCGGTCAACAACGACGCCTCCGCGACGGCCTTCGCGAACTCCGTCTACGCGCTCATCCAGGAGTACGGCTTCAACGGGGTCGACATCGACCTGGAGAACGGCCTCAACGCCACGTACATGACGAAGGCGCTGCGCGCCCTGTCCGCGAAGGCCGGCACCGGCCTGGTCATCACCATGGCGCCGCAGACCATCGACATGCAGTCGACCTCCGGCGAGTACTTCAAGACGGCGCTCAACATCAAGGACATCCTGACCGTCGTCAACATGCAGTACTACAACAGCGGTTCGATGCTCGGCTGTGACGGCAAGGTCTACTCGCAGGGCTCGGTGGACTTCCTCACGGCGCTCGCCTGCATCCAGCTGGAGGGCGGCCTCGACCCCTCGCAGGTCGGCCTCGGAGTCCCGGCGTCCACCCGGGGAGCGGGCAGCGGCTACGTGTCGCCGTCCATCGTGAACGCCGCCCTCGACTGCCTGGCCAAGGGCACCGGCTGCGGTTCGTTCAAGCCGTCCAGGACCTACCCCACGCTCCGCGGCGCGATGACCTGGTCCACGAACTGGGACGCCACGGCGGGCAACGCCTGGTCGAACGCGGTGGGACCGCACGTCCACGCTCTGCCGTAA
- the cpaB gene encoding Flp pilus assembly protein CpaB, translating to MNSRQRRGVILLLLSVLCAFGAFAGVLSVISDVNSKVGPEVTAYQVKANIAPYTSLEPKQFEKIEMPKRWLSDNAVTDLAVVNGKIAVTELRAGSLLQDDMIVKRPVLQSGEQEIAIMIDAATGVAGKINPGNLVNIFATFAGENEGEKSTSRVIVANAKVLDVGELTPLEPKRDDRGAGGPTEAVPITFALNTTDAQRVAYAESFAEHVRLALLPENSPTTLRPGEGSYNLDEDKNK from the coding sequence ATGAATTCACGGCAACGCCGCGGCGTCATCCTTCTGCTCCTCTCGGTCCTCTGCGCCTTCGGCGCCTTCGCCGGTGTGCTCTCGGTGATCAGCGATGTGAATTCGAAGGTCGGGCCGGAGGTGACCGCGTACCAGGTCAAGGCGAACATCGCGCCCTACACGTCCCTGGAACCGAAGCAGTTCGAGAAGATAGAGATGCCCAAGCGCTGGCTGTCCGACAACGCGGTCACCGACCTCGCGGTCGTCAACGGCAAGATCGCCGTCACCGAACTGCGCGCGGGCTCCCTGCTCCAGGACGACATGATCGTCAAGCGCCCCGTGCTGCAGAGCGGCGAGCAGGAGATCGCGATCATGATCGACGCCGCGACCGGTGTCGCGGGCAAGATCAACCCCGGCAACCTCGTCAACATCTTCGCGACCTTCGCCGGTGAGAACGAGGGTGAGAAGTCCACCTCGCGCGTCATCGTGGCCAACGCCAAGGTGCTCGACGTCGGCGAGCTGACCCCCCTCGAACCGAAGCGCGACGACCGCGGCGCGGGCGGCCCCACCGAGGCCGTGCCGATCACCTTCGCCCTCAACACCACCGACGCCCAGCGCGTCGCCTACGCCGAGTCCTTCGCCGAGCACGTCCGGCTCGCCCTGCTGCCCGAGAACAGTCCGACCACGCTCCGTCCGGGTGAGGGCAGCTACAACCTCGACGAAGACAAGAACAAGTGA
- a CDS encoding AAA family ATPase: protein MSTRILPAVGDADAARSITTLLSQLPDAEPAGPLGDSTSLLDTLARLAAESLDELPEVVLVHERIGPVPALELIREVALRFPAVGVVLVTADASPGLYSAAMDSGARGLVGLPLSYEELAQRVQAAAGWSVGVRRHLGAGADVFTGPSGTVVTVSGAKGGVGTTVTAVQLALAAKASGHTVALADLDLQSGDVASYLDVQFRRSIVDLSTIQDISPRVLQDALYNHDTGIGLLLAPGEGERAEEVSDRVVRQIISALRHRFEIVIIDCGTHMNTANAAAIEMADRTLLVTTPDVVTVRAAKRMVRLWDRLQIRKAEETITVVNRYTRNTEIQPPLIERITATKVARIVVPANFKELQAVVDAGRMQDLEAKSTVKQALWGLAGDLGLVKNAEGTDKQGKFKGDRGSIGGRRGRTK, encoded by the coding sequence ATGAGCACAAGAATCCTCCCGGCTGTCGGCGATGCCGACGCCGCCCGATCCATCACCACACTGCTCAGCCAGCTCCCCGACGCGGAGCCGGCCGGGCCACTGGGTGACTCGACCTCGCTGCTCGACACCCTGGCCCGGCTCGCCGCCGAGTCGCTGGACGAGCTGCCCGAGGTCGTGCTCGTGCACGAGCGGATCGGGCCGGTTCCGGCCCTGGAGCTGATCCGGGAGGTGGCCCTGCGCTTTCCGGCGGTCGGGGTCGTGCTGGTCACCGCCGACGCGAGCCCCGGGCTCTACTCGGCGGCCATGGACTCCGGCGCCCGCGGCCTCGTCGGCCTGCCCCTCTCGTACGAGGAGCTGGCCCAGCGCGTCCAGGCGGCGGCGGGCTGGTCCGTCGGGGTGCGGCGCCACCTGGGCGCGGGCGCGGACGTGTTCACCGGACCGAGCGGCACCGTCGTCACGGTCAGCGGCGCGAAGGGCGGTGTCGGCACCACCGTCACCGCCGTCCAGCTGGCGCTGGCCGCGAAGGCTTCGGGCCACACCGTCGCCCTGGCCGACCTGGACCTCCAGTCCGGGGACGTCGCCTCGTACCTCGACGTGCAGTTCCGCAGGTCGATCGTCGACCTCTCGACCATCCAGGACATCTCGCCGCGCGTCCTCCAGGACGCCCTGTACAACCACGACACCGGCATCGGGCTGCTGCTCGCCCCGGGCGAGGGGGAGCGGGCCGAAGAGGTCAGCGACCGGGTCGTACGCCAGATCATCAGCGCCCTGCGCCACCGCTTCGAGATCGTGATCATCGACTGCGGCACGCACATGAACACGGCCAACGCCGCCGCGATCGAGATGGCCGACCGCACGCTCCTGGTGACCACACCGGACGTGGTCACCGTCCGGGCGGCCAAGCGCATGGTCCGGCTCTGGGACCGGCTGCAGATCCGCAAGGCGGAGGAGACCATCACGGTCGTCAACCGCTACACGCGCAACACGGAGATCCAGCCGCCGCTGATCGAGCGGATCACCGCGACGAAGGTCGCGCGGATCGTGGTCCCCGCCAACTTCAAGGAACTCCAGGCGGTGGTCGACGCCGGGCGCATGCAGGATCTTGAGGCCAAGTCGACGGTGAAACAGGCCCTTTGGGGCCTCGCCGGAGACCTCGGTCTCGTCAAGAACGCGGAAGGCACGGACAAGCAGGGCAAGTTCAAGGGAGACCGCGGCTCGATCGGCGGTCGACGGGGACGTACGAAGTGA
- a CDS encoding TadE/TadG family type IV pilus assembly protein, with translation MPRLRADDRGQAAIEFTGTLPLILITLALMWQAAMVGYTFMLAGNAADKAVTAATTSNGSALLACRQAGREDLPGAWDANFHCQASGDLMKARVDVKVPLLFPGGFNTPMTLTGEASANLERGWGW, from the coding sequence GTGCCCCGCCTCCGGGCGGACGACCGCGGACAGGCGGCCATCGAGTTCACGGGAACGCTCCCGCTGATCCTGATCACCCTGGCCCTGATGTGGCAGGCCGCCATGGTCGGCTACACCTTCATGCTCGCGGGCAACGCGGCGGACAAGGCGGTCACCGCCGCCACGACCTCCAACGGCAGCGCGCTGCTGGCGTGCAGGCAGGCCGGCCGGGAGGACCTGCCGGGCGCCTGGGACGCGAACTTCCACTGCCAGGCATCGGGCGACCTGATGAAGGCCCGGGTGGACGTCAAGGTACCGCTGCTCTTCCCCGGCGGATTCAACACGCCGATGACGCTGACCGGCGAGGCGTCGGCGAACCTGGAGAGGGGCTGGGGATGGTGA
- a CDS encoding TadE/TadG family type IV pilus assembly protein, producing MVTHALHADPCTRRTRDASQKGNASQKGQAAIEYVGVLTLLLVVAMAVVQLGIAVYAAQQAGTAARSGARVGSYDRASMPAQQAAYSSMSGWLVDDADVDVRHGFDEVTVTVDIDIPSVIPMFDFGNVSKQATMPRG from the coding sequence ATGGTGACCCACGCACTGCATGCCGATCCGTGCACCCGCCGGACCCGCGACGCCTCCCAGAAGGGCAACGCCTCCCAGAAGGGCCAGGCCGCCATTGAGTACGTAGGCGTCCTCACTCTCCTCCTGGTCGTCGCCATGGCCGTGGTCCAGCTCGGTATCGCCGTGTACGCGGCGCAGCAGGCCGGCACGGCCGCACGGTCGGGCGCCCGAGTGGGCTCGTACGACCGCGCCAGCATGCCCGCCCAGCAGGCGGCGTACTCGTCCATGAGCGGGTGGCTGGTCGACGACGCAGATGTCGACGTACGCCACGGCTTCGACGAGGTGACCGTGACCGTGGACATCGACATCCCTTCCGTGATCCCGATGTTCGACTTCGGGAACGTGAGCAAGCAAGCCACCATGCCGCGCGGCTGA